From Pseudomonas putida, one genomic window encodes:
- a CDS encoding heavy metal sensor histidine kinase, translated as MRPQSSLVKRLTLMFMFAVTAVLVVAGVAFYGLSQHHFRMLDEQALAEKLESTRHILSISAARGELDDQEQQLRALLGAHQDLSAKITKADGTVLFSDSKASQIPQRFEQARQGAVWEWQDEAQNFRGITAQLTIAGEPEPVTAVLMLDVTTHAHFFVTLQWWFGIGLVISAIVSAGLGWVVAKSGLRPVRQITKVATGMSAKSLRERIPLEPVPLELQELILSFNGMLGRLEDTFVRLSNFSADIAHELRTPVSNLLTHTEVVLTKKRDLDAYEENLYSNLEDLKRMSRMIDDMLFLAKADNGLIVPEQIDVDLSELVSKLFEYYQFLAEDRGIQLTLQGRGKVRGDRLMIDRALSNLLSNALRYTPEGNEIAVQIEQTRETVTLSVRNSGVTIDPQHIGKIFDRFYRADPARREGGPSNAGLGLSITRSIIETHSGRIWCTSEEGVTTFFISLPASKRLVGAAPTP; from the coding sequence ATGCGCCCGCAATCATCCCTCGTCAAGCGACTGACACTAATGTTCATGTTCGCGGTGACTGCTGTCTTGGTCGTTGCCGGCGTGGCTTTCTACGGGCTCAGCCAGCACCATTTCCGGATGCTGGATGAGCAGGCGCTTGCCGAAAAGCTGGAGTCAACGCGTCATATCCTTTCCATTTCAGCAGCGCGAGGCGAGCTCGACGATCAGGAGCAGCAACTGCGGGCATTGCTCGGCGCACATCAGGATCTTTCGGCGAAAATCACCAAGGCTGACGGCACGGTCCTTTTTTCAGACTCCAAAGCCTCCCAAATCCCTCAGCGGTTCGAGCAGGCGCGCCAGGGTGCGGTTTGGGAATGGCAGGATGAAGCGCAGAACTTCCGCGGTATCACCGCCCAGTTGACTATCGCGGGCGAGCCGGAACCGGTAACGGCCGTGCTGATGCTCGATGTCACCACTCACGCGCATTTCTTTGTCACCCTGCAATGGTGGTTCGGCATCGGCTTGGTGATCAGCGCGATTGTGAGCGCAGGCTTGGGCTGGGTCGTGGCCAAAAGCGGACTCCGGCCTGTCAGGCAAATCACCAAAGTGGCCACCGGGATGTCGGCAAAATCTCTCCGCGAGCGCATTCCACTGGAGCCCGTACCGCTTGAGCTTCAGGAACTCATCCTGTCTTTCAACGGGATGCTGGGACGGTTGGAGGATACATTCGTTCGGTTGTCCAACTTCTCTGCCGATATCGCTCACGAGTTGAGAACGCCGGTCAGCAACCTGCTGACTCATACCGAAGTGGTGCTCACCAAGAAGCGTGACCTGGATGCCTATGAGGAAAACCTCTATTCGAACCTGGAAGACCTCAAGCGCATGTCGCGCATGATCGACGACATGCTTTTCCTAGCCAAGGCGGATAATGGTCTGATCGTGCCCGAGCAGATCGATGTGGACCTCTCCGAACTCGTATCCAAGCTGTTCGAGTACTACCAGTTTCTGGCTGAGGACCGGGGCATTCAGCTGACCCTCCAAGGTCGTGGCAAGGTTCGTGGTGATCGCCTGATGATTGACCGAGCCCTTTCCAACCTATTATCTAACGCGTTGCGCTACACCCCGGAAGGCAATGAGATAGCAGTGCAGATCGAGCAAACACGTGAAACCGTGACGCTATCCGTACGTAACAGCGGAGTAACCATCGATCCTCAGCACATTGGCAAGATCTTCGACCGGTTCTATCGGGCCGATCCAGCCAGACGCGAAGGTGGTCCAAGTAATGCGGGCCTGGGGCTGTCGATCACACGTTCCATTATTGAGACTCACAGCGGACGAATTTGGTGTACTTCAGAGGAGGGTGTCACAACCTTCTTCATCAGCCTTCCTGCCTCCAAGCGGTTGGTTGGTGCAGCCCCAACCCCTTAA
- a CDS encoding heavy metal response regulator transcription factor: MKLLVAEDEPKTGVYLQQGLTEAGFTVDRVMTGTDALQHAQSEAYDLLILDVMMPGLDGWEVLRKIRAAGKDVPVLFLTARDGVDDRVKGLELGADDYLVKPFAFSELLARVRTLLRRGNGGSAQTTMKMADLEVDLLKRRATRNGKRIDLTAKEFSLLELLMRRRGEVLPKSLIASQVWDMNFDSDTNVIEVAIRRLRAKIDDDFAPKLIHTARGMGYMMDVPE, encoded by the coding sequence AAGATGAGCCGAAAACCGGTGTCTACCTCCAGCAAGGCCTGACAGAAGCTGGCTTCACCGTTGACCGGGTGATGACAGGCACTGATGCCCTGCAACACGCGCAGAGCGAAGCCTATGACTTGCTGATTCTCGATGTGATGATGCCGGGGCTCGATGGCTGGGAGGTTCTGCGCAAGATACGCGCAGCGGGTAAGGATGTGCCGGTCCTTTTCTTGACGGCCCGTGATGGCGTAGACGATCGCGTGAAAGGTTTGGAGCTGGGCGCTGATGATTACCTAGTGAAGCCCTTTGCATTCTCGGAGCTGCTGGCTCGGGTTCGCACGTTGCTGCGCAGAGGCAACGGTGGTTCTGCTCAAACCACCATGAAAATGGCAGACCTTGAAGTGGACCTGCTCAAGCGCCGGGCTACGCGAAACGGTAAGCGTATCGACCTTACTGCCAAGGAGTTTTCCCTGTTGGAGCTGCTCATGCGCCGACGCGGCGAGGTGCTCCCCAAGTCGCTGATCGCTTCTCAGGTCTGGGACATGAACTTCGACAGTGACACCAACGTGATCGAGGTCGCGATTCGCCGACTGCGGGCCAAGATTGATGACGACTTCGCGCCAAAGCTCATCCACACCGCCCGAGGCATGGGCTACATGATGGATGTGCCCGAGTGA